Part of the Streptomyces sp. WMMC500 genome is shown below.
CGCGCCTCGGCGTGCGCGAAGCCCAACTCCGTGAAGACCTCCGCCACATAGCCGATCCGGCGCTCCGTCACCCGGCGCAGCGCTTCGGCGACCTGCGGCTGGTCGACGGCGGTGAGCAGGGACAGCTCCAGCGGATCCGCGGGCGCCGACCCGACCGCGTAGGCGAGCAGCCGCCGCAGCCGTAGCTCCGGGTCGGGCTCCTGCTCCGTCTCTTCGATGACGGCCTCGGTGCTCAGCTCCTCCCAGCGGGCCAGCGCGGCCCCGACCAGCGCGTCGCGGTTGGTGAAGTGCCAGTAGAAGCTGCCCTTCGTGGCGCCGAGCCGGGCGGCCAGCGGTTCGACGGCGACGCCGGCGAGCCCGTGCTCACCGATCGCGGCGAGGGCGGCGTCGGCCCAGTCCCGTGCGCTCAGCCGGCGCTTCCCCGGCGTGGCCTCGCGGCCCTCTTCGTGCTGTTCACGTCGGTGTTGCGGCATGACCATACGGTACCGTATGGTCAACCATACGCAAGCGTATGGAGGAGTCGTGCGCACGGTACGCAATGTTCATGAACGGATCCTCGACGCCCCCGCCGCCGCGGTGGGCGCCCTGGTCGACCGGCTCTCCGCCCCCGACGACCCGCTCTTCCCCAGCCCCGCCTGGGCCCCGATGGCCTTCGACCGGCCGCTGCAGACCGGTGCCGCCGGCGGCCACGGCCCGGTGCGGTACGAGGTGACGGCGTACGAGCCCGGCCGTCGCGTCCGCTTCGGCTTCACGCCGCCCGTGGACGGCTTCCACGAGATCACCGTCGAGCCGCTGGCCGACGGGCGGTGCAGGCTGCGGCACGTCCTGGAGTCGCGGATGGGGCCGGTCGACCTGCTGATGTGGACGCTGGTGATCCGCCGGGCGCACGAGACGGTGGTCGAGGAGGTCTTCGACAACGCCGAACTGGTGGCCACGGGCGCGGTCGCCCGGCCGGTGCGCCGATCGGCCCTGGTGCGGCTGCTGATGCGGGCGGAGTCCGAGAAGGCGACCGCCGTGGAGCTGCCGGCGGGCGCCCGGCTGGCCCGCGGCGCCTACGAGCGGCCGGACTTCAGCGACGCGTGGCAGATCGCGCTGCGGCCCGGCATGCCGCGGGACGTGGCCGCCTGGCGCGATGTCCTCCCGTTCCCGGTCGTGGCGCGCGAAGGCGCCGAGCTGCTGCTCGGCAAGGACGCCGGGCACCTGGACTTCCGCGCCTCGGTGCTCGTCGAGGACGAGCGGGTCACGCTGAGCACGGTCGTACGGATCCACAACCGGCGCGGCCGGCTGTACTTCGCCGTGGTCCGCCGCTTCCACCCGCGGGCGGCGCGGCACATGCTCCGCGTCGCCTGGCGGCGGCTGGCGCTGGCGGCTCCGTCGGCGGGGGCGCGGGAGCGGGAGCGGGCGGGGGCCACGGGCCGTACGGGGGAGGGGTGAACTCCCGTGGACTCCGGGCCCCGGGCCGCAGGGGCGTACAGGGCGCCCGGGCGGGCGCACGGTGGCCCGGGGACTGTGGGGGAGCCACCTCCTTTACGGAGAGTGATGAAGCCTTTACGATGAGTGCGTGACAGCGTCGAAGGGCGGCGCGGACCGACGTCACCAGCGAGAGAAAACCGGGGGGTTGTTCGTATGGCCGATCCACTGTCCGCCTCCGTCGTTCTGCGCGCGCTGAAGCGCGAGGGGCTGACGGTCGTCGAGCACCGCACATGGCGCACGCACAACCGCAACCACAAGGGCCCGTGGGGTCCGGTGCACGGTGTGATGGTCCACCACACCGCCACGTCCGGCACGGACGACACCGTCCGGCTCTGCTACAACGGCCGGCCCGACCTGCCAGGACCGCTCTGCCACGGCGTCATCGACAAGCGGGGCCGGGTCCACCTCGTCGGCCACGGCCGGACGAACCACGCCGGGCTGGGCGACGACGAGGTGCTGCGCGCGGTGATCGCCGAGCGGTTCGGCGAACGGCCGCCGTCGCCCAACGAGCAGAACACGGACGGTAACGCCCGGTTCTACGGCTTCGAGTGCATCAACCGCGGCAACGGCGAGGACCCGTGGCCCGACGTGCAGTTGGAGGCCGCCGAGCGGGCCTCGGCGGCGCTGTGCCGGGCGCACGGATGGCAGGCGAAGTCGGTGATAGGGCACAAGGAGTGGACGAACGAGAAGATAGACCCGCGCGGCTTCGGCATGCCCGGGATGCGCGAGCGCATCGCCAAACGTCTGGCCGGCAAGCCGGAAGGCGAACCCCCGAGCCCACCGGAGCCCCCCGACTGATCCGACCCGGGAACCCGTCCCGGGGAAGCCTCACCGCGCCGCGCCGGTTGCATCCGGAGAGCAAGTCTGCCGGCCACCCAGCGGAGGCACCGTGACCGCACCACCCGCCGACTCCACCGCGCCGCTCGTCGTCCGGGACCTGCCCGCGCCGCCGCCGCTGGTCCACCGGGCGTGGACCGACGCGGACCTGCTGGCGCGGTGGATCGGGCCACGGGGCTACACCGTCCCGCGCGACACCGTCACCGTGGAACCGCGCGTCGGCGGGCGCTTCGACTACTGCCTGGTGGAGTCCGCCGAATCAGCCGAGTCCGCCGGCACCTCCGGCACCTCCGACGGCACCCGCCACTGGCTCCGCAGCCACATCACCGAACTCGCCGTCCCCCGCCTCCTCGTCCTCACCTCCGCCCCCATGCCGGAGCACGGGACCCCCGCCCCGGTCACCACCCGCGTCCACCTGGCCCCCGCCCCGCCCGGCACCCGCCTGACGTTCACCCGCCCCTACCCACCCGACCGCCGCCCCACGGCCCGCGCCACCTGGAGCACCTCGTTCGACAACCTCGAAGCGCTCCTGCGCACCCTCGCCTGACCGGGCCGCGGCGGAGCAGGTGAGGATGCCGCGGGTGAAGACGGCTTCGCCGGCGACAAGGGCGACGGCGGCGGCGTAGCCGGCGCGGGTGCGGCCGGCCGCGCAGGCCCCCTGGGTCGTCCGGGATCTTCCGGGAGGGGCGTGGTGCCCGGCATCCCGGCGTCAGCTCGCGGGGCTGGTCTCGTATATGAGCAGCTCCGTGCCCGCGGGGGAGGTGCCGTCGTCCGGGGCCGCCCACATGCGCAGGCCGTCGCCGCGCAGCGCCTCCAGCAGCACGGGGTTGCGGGTCGCGACGTGTCCGCCGGTCGACCAGAGCTGCACCGGCACCTCGTGCTCGATGTCGAACGTGCGCAGGTCGATGGTCGCGATGCCGCCGAGCTCGAAGTCGGCGCCGGAGGCGTTCTTGAAGCCGGTGATGCCGGTGCACAGCATCTTGCGGGAGTCCGCGTACGCGCAGTCCTGGTAGTCGACGAAGTGGCTCTGGTTCGCCTGTCGTTGCACCTGGCGGCCGTGCCGGTCCCAGGTGTAGAGGGTCCGCGAGCCCCACGAGACGCCGTGGATCCTGCCGGTGCGCGGCTCGGGCACCACGCCGCCGACGTGGTCGTCGACCCGGAACTCCTCGCTCACCTTCAGCGTGCGGACGTCGACGCGGTAGACGACGGCCGCGCTGTTCGGCCGGTACTCCGCGACCGGGACCCACACCGAGCGGCCGTCGGTGTCGATGCCGCCGGGGTGGTACATGTCGCCCTCGCCCAGCGTGATGTCCTCCAGCAGCCGGCCCTTCAGGTCCAGGACGAAGAGGTGGCCGACGCCGCGGCCCGGGCTGCGGTCGTAGCCGTCGACGGGCTCGGGGTAGCGCACGGGCGGCTCGATGACCTCGACGCTGGAGAGGAACAGCCGGTCGCCGACGCGGGTCAGCCCCTGCGGGTGGTACGTCTCGAAGTCAAGCGGCAGCTTCTCGACCAGCTCCCACGTGCTGTTGCGGTCCAGCTCGGCGACGGCCTCGACGACCCGGGCGTCGCGCTCGGGCCGGTGGTCGCCGCCGGGCCGCGCCGCGGGGGCCGCGGAGGCGGCGACGGTGCCGAGCAGGGCCGCGGCCACGGCGGTGACGCCGAGCGCTCTGACGTACCTCATGTGGATCCCTTTCCTCGCGGGCCGGCCCGGCCGGCGGGGTGGTCCCGCGCGGCGCCCGGCCGGCGCGCCCGATGATGGCGAGGGCATCCTGCCCGTACGTGGCGCGGAGGCAATCCCGCGGCGAACAGCGGGACACGGCGCCGGGACGGCACGCCGTCCGCGGTGCCCCGCCGCCGCGGTCAGGTGCTCCGCTTCCGGGCATGCGAAAGCCGGCGGCCCCACCCAGCGGGGCCGCCGGCCGGTCTCGCGGCTCAGGTCGTGTCGTGGCTTCCGTGGGCCGGAGTCTCGCGGGTCGGCTTCATCGCCTCCGCGTTGTGCTTTCCGGCCACCGTGCCGTTGGGGTTCGTCACCACCAGCAGCCCCGCCACACCCATGTCCGCGTGGCTCTGGACGTGGCAGTGGTACATCCACCGCCCGGAGCCGACCAGTTCGCCCGCGACGAACTGGAAGCCGAACGAGTCGCCCGGCCCGACGATCTTGTTGTCGATGACGGGAGTCGGGTCGTCCACGCTCGTCAGCATGCCCGTGCGGTTGTCCGCCCAGCGGTGACCGTGTAGATGGAACGTGTGGTAGAACTCGCCGTGCGTGATCATGAGGACCTCGCACCGCTCGCCGAGGGTGGCGGTGAAGTCGGGCCCGTGGCCGGCGACGTTGTTGATGGTGTTGTCGTTGAAGACGATGACGAACTGCTTGTCGGGCAGCTTGTCGCCGCGCCGGCGGACGATCAGCCCGCCGTACAGCCCGCGCTTGACGCCGCCGGACCCGTGCGGGGTGCCGACCGCGTGGTCGTGGTAGTGCCAGTAGCCCGCGCTGCCCGGCTGGATGGTGCCGTCGCGGCGGGTGCCGGCGGTGTGCGAGTGCCAGACGTAGTTGCGCGAACCGCCCGGCGGCACCGCGCTGTTCGTCATCGGCGTGCCGTCGTTGTCGATGTCGTAGTCGACGCCGTGGACGTGCAGGCTGGCCTCGATGTCGAGGTTGTTGACCACCTTGATCATCATGCTGTCGCCCTCGTACATCTCCAGCAGCGGGCCGGGGATGGAGGGCTTGCCCGGTTCGAGACCGTAGCCGAGCTGGCCGTCGGGCATGGCGTCGATGTACAGCGTGATCCGTTTGATCTCGCCGAGAGGCTGGGGTCGCGGTTCGTCGCTCGACCCGGTGACCGTCGCTCCCGAGGTGGACAGGGCGACCGGGGTCGCCAGTGCGGCCGCGGCCGCACCGCTCGTGAAGGACCTTCTGGTAAAGACATTGCGCGGCATGGTGGCCCCCGCCTTCTCGCGCGTTTGTGACTCGTCCCTGACAGCCGCTCATGGTAAGGGCTTGCCAGGTCTTTGCCCATCCTCAGGACAAAGTTCGAACCGAATCCGG
Proteins encoded:
- a CDS encoding DUF6454 family protein; this translates as MRYVRALGVTAVAAALLGTVAASAAPAARPGGDHRPERDARVVEAVAELDRNSTWELVEKLPLDFETYHPQGLTRVGDRLFLSSVEVIEPPVRYPEPVDGYDRSPGRGVGHLFVLDLKGRLLEDITLGEGDMYHPGGIDTDGRSVWVPVAEYRPNSAAVVYRVDVRTLKVSEEFRVDDHVGGVVPEPRTGRIHGVSWGSRTLYTWDRHGRQVQRQANQSHFVDYQDCAYADSRKMLCTGITGFKNASGADFELGGIATIDLRTFDIEHEVPVQLWSTGGHVATRNPVLLEALRGDGLRMWAAPDDGTSPAGTELLIYETSPAS
- a CDS encoding multicopper oxidase domain-containing protein; the encoded protein is MPRNVFTRRSFTSGAAAAALATPVALSTSGATVTGSSDEPRPQPLGEIKRITLYIDAMPDGQLGYGLEPGKPSIPGPLLEMYEGDSMMIKVVNNLDIEASLHVHGVDYDIDNDGTPMTNSAVPPGGSRNYVWHSHTAGTRRDGTIQPGSAGYWHYHDHAVGTPHGSGGVKRGLYGGLIVRRRGDKLPDKQFVIVFNDNTINNVAGHGPDFTATLGERCEVLMITHGEFYHTFHLHGHRWADNRTGMLTSVDDPTPVIDNKIVGPGDSFGFQFVAGELVGSGRWMYHCHVQSHADMGVAGLLVVTNPNGTVAGKHNAEAMKPTRETPAHGSHDTT
- a CDS encoding SRPBCC domain-containing protein, which codes for MTAPPADSTAPLVVRDLPAPPPLVHRAWTDADLLARWIGPRGYTVPRDTVTVEPRVGGRFDYCLVESAESAESAGTSGTSDGTRHWLRSHITELAVPRLLVLTSAPMPEHGTPAPVTTRVHLAPAPPGTRLTFTRPYPPDRRPTARATWSTSFDNLEALLRTLA
- a CDS encoding TetR/AcrR family transcriptional regulator is translated as MPQHRREQHEEGREATPGKRRLSARDWADAALAAIGEHGLAGVAVEPLAARLGATKGSFYWHFTNRDALVGAALARWEELSTEAVIEETEQEPDPELRLRRLLAYAVGSAPADPLELSLLTAVDQPQVAEALRRVTERRIGYVAEVFTELGFAHAEARLRATAAYTTYLGHIQLNRAVPGLLPSGADRDPYLNAVLDTLLRRA
- a CDS encoding DUF2867 domain-containing protein; the encoded protein is MRTVRNVHERILDAPAAAVGALVDRLSAPDDPLFPSPAWAPMAFDRPLQTGAAGGHGPVRYEVTAYEPGRRVRFGFTPPVDGFHEITVEPLADGRCRLRHVLESRMGPVDLLMWTLVIRRAHETVVEEVFDNAELVATGAVARPVRRSALVRLLMRAESEKATAVELPAGARLARGAYERPDFSDAWQIALRPGMPRDVAAWRDVLPFPVVAREGAELLLGKDAGHLDFRASVLVEDERVTLSTVVRIHNRRGRLYFAVVRRFHPRAARHMLRVAWRRLALAAPSAGARERERAGATGRTGEG